CTAGTTATAACTACCTGGCTAATAGCCAGAGCTCTTGAGCTaccttagctagctagatatctGACTGACATATCAGCAACCAGTTGTTCACTCATTCTCCAAGAGTCAGGGGGGGTTTGTTTGGGCGATGTCTGTTGACAAAACAGGAGTCGAGGGATGTTAAAATAATGCCTAGTGTCAGCGGAGTCTCTGCTACTTGCCACTGTAGGTCTGGGCTGAGGTAGCTCGTTTCACCTCTCCGCTTATGTCTGGGCTGAGGTAGCTCGTTTCACCTCTCCGCTTATGTCTGGGCTGAGGTAGCTCGTTTCACCTCTCCGCTTATGTCTGGGCTGAGGTAGCTCGTTTCACCTCTCCGCTTATGTCTGGGCTGAGGTAGCTCGTTTCACCTCTCCGCTTATGTCTGGGCTGAGGTAGCTCGTTTCACCTCTCCGCTTATGTCTGGGCTGAGGTAGCTCGTTTCACCTCTCCGCTTATGTCTGGGCTGAGGTAGCTCGTTTCACCTCTCCGCTTATGTCTGGGCTGAGGTAGCTCGTTTCACCTCTCCGCTTATGTCTGGGCTGAGGTAGCTCGTTTCACCTCTCCGCTTATGTCTGGGCTGAGGTAGCTCGTTTCACCTCTCCGCTTATGTCTGGGCTGAGGTAGCTCGTTTCACCTCTCCGCTTATGTCTGGGCTGAGGTAGCTCGTTTCACCTCTCCGCTTATGTCTGGGCTGAGGTAGCTCGTTTCACCTCTCCGCTTATGTCTGGGCTGAGGTAGCTCGTTTCACCTCTCCGCTTATGTCTGGGCTGAGTTTCCGTTGGAAAGTGGTGAATGAATGTGCTGCTAAGAAGGCAAATCCGGGGGAATCAGGTGAGCATACATGAATCATTCATGATTCCACTCGTTTGCAGAAGTAGACGCAATTACAACTCGGATCAAGATGCCTTCTGAGCGTTTATCAACGCAATAAGTGGGTAAAAAATAATTAACAAAATAAAAAAGGTGAATAAACACTAtttcataaataaataaaatccctGGTTGGGCTGGCAAAACCCATTCATAAACATCAATATCCTGCCAGGCAGCATTGAATCTACATTTGCCTGCCATTTTACCTATGGATGTGACGTTCGGCAGCGCCTAATCAGTCACTTCTGTACCTGCCTGGCTGAGTGGCAGTGTGGGTGGAATGAGCGAGCTCACCTGGCAACCAGAGAGCCAAACACGGGAGGAAATAAAACTTGGAGGTCTGCCTGGAAATTAATTCGCAAGACCAATACATTTTTCATATTaacactgttctcctcctccttttcaAGTACCAACTTGAGAAAATGTCTGACTTTCAAGGTATTCCAGCATATGAAtttcagagtgccaaattcaagtaCCTTGAGCAAATCCTGACCAGAGGAACATGGACCACTGCCGACTCACCGAGCCGATGGTGATGTCCTTCTCGCCCAGCTCCTGCTTGTGTCGGGCCATCATCTCCTTGAGCTCCAGCTCCTTCATGATCTTCTCCTTCTCCAGGTCTGAGTACTGCTCCTCAGCGATGGAGCGAGCCAGCTGCTCCGAGTCTGCTTTGgtcagagtgatctccagctGCGCTGCCAAGgagtccctgggggggggggtcaaatatGTCACATGGTGAATTGAACATGGGTGTTGGTTGTGTTCTTTTTTTGTGTCGTTTCTGTAAATAAATCAATAACGATATTCATTACAAGAATTCCGTAAAGAGGAAGAAGGCTTAAACCAGACCCTAGAGAAGCCCATCATCTTCTGGATATCTGGTCAGATGTTTATAAGTTCAGCAGGACTTGAGTTGTAGACTAATGTCAGTAGGGCAACGCCACTTCCTTGTACTCACCTCTCCTCTTGTAACTCCTGAAGTGACTGCTGTATGTCCTTGTAGAGTTTGCTCTTCTCTTCACATTCCTCCTTCAACTCCCGCACCTGGGTCTTATACAGCGTCTGGGCAACACAAAGAGATGAGCATCTtcaaaacacaaatacacacttcaAGTGTGCTAGAATGCAAGTTCTCAAGTTAGGATTCCACTGTCAAAAAGCAACCATTAAGTGTTATAGCTGCAGCAGACTTACAGAAAAATACTGCTCAGCCTCTAGCTGGTCCTGAAGTTCCTTCATTTGGCCATCTGagtcctgcctctctctgtggTCACAAACACAAATTAATCCTTCGAGTTTGTTTTATTGTCACGGCATTTTCTGTCTGCATTATTATTTGCAAAAAAAAGTAAAACATTAAAGGGAGTGAAAAGAAAGTCAGAATGTTGACTGACTTGCGTAGCTCCTGGTTCTGTTTCTCCAGGCTGCGTTTCATTTCCAGCAGGTGGTTGGCCTCCTGTTTCAGCTGCTTCTCAGAGGTCTTCAGGGCATTTAGCTGCTGGTTCTGGGCCTTCAGGTCATTCTGGGTAAGACTGCGCTTCTGGGTCTCTTGCTCGATCTTCAGGGCCAGGTTCTTCACTTCCTCGGTGAGCCTCTCCTTGTGCCTGCGAAGCTCGTCTAGTTTCTGCAGGGACTGCTTGTAGTCACAGTCCAGCATGCTGCTATGTTTCTCCAGCTCCAGCATCCTGTTCTCCACACGCAGCTTTGACGCCCTCTCCTCCTGCAGCTTCTGCTCCATATCTGGGggaagagagcaagaggagtGATTTATTTAATTAGATTTCACCCTGCTAACCAGAGTTTAGTTTATTTACCGAAGACTGATTCCTGTCCCCGTTCTCAGGAATGGTCTTACCCTTCATGGCCTCAGACTTGGCGCCTTCGATCGACTCAATCTTGCTCTTATCCGCGAGCCGTGCCTTGGTGGCTTTGTGTGATGCCTCCTCCTGCTCCAGCCCCTGTTGCAACACCTTCAGCTTGTACGTCATGTCTATTTCCTTGTTGTTCTTCTCCTACAGGAGTGAATATGAAAGAGGGTTAAAAATAAGTAAGAAAAGTACAGAAATTAAAGATGTAGTGATATGAATTAGTGTGGATGTTTGTTTACCTTCTCCAGATCAGTGAGTTTCTCCTGTAGttgtctcttctcagtctctgCCTTGGAAAGGGCCTGTCTCACCTGCCAAACCTCATCCTCCAGCCCCGAGATTCGCCCTACAGAGAGAAAAATGTCACCAAAGGCCAAATCATGCTGCGAGAGACATGTGAATACATGCAGTCGCTCCCATACAAACACAACCCCACTCACCCTGCATGTCTGTGATGGTCTCAGAGCCCTggctgtgttctctcctctcagcctccagTGCTGCCTGCAGCCCGATGAACTCCTTCTCCAGCGTGAGCTTGGAGCGCTCCAGCAGGCAGCACTTgtcctgcagctctctgcccccaGCCTCCAGAGCTTGCACCTGCTTGCCTGTTTCCGTCTGGGCCTTCCTCAGCCTTGTGGCCACCTCCTGCTCCGCACGCAACAGAGCATTGGCCTCGTCCAGCTGAAATATTATGGAGAACACGTCAGTTAGTCACTTTGTAATGTGCATtccaatcacacacaaacacatgcacataaACACTCAGTATACATACGTGGACATATGCACATTAACATATACAAACAGACAAgcacttaaacacacacaaagcCATTTTATCCTAAAGCAGAAACACACACCTGTCTTTGTAAGTGAATGTTTTTCTCGTTGGATATGTGCGAGTTCTGATTTCTCTTCTTCATTTCGTCCAGCTGGTCTCGTAGGCTGTTGACTGCAGACCACATCACAAGTTAGATATGAaagtatacagtgtgtgtgtgtgtgtgtgtgtgtgtgtgtgtgtgtgtgtgtgtgtgtgtgtgtgtgtgtgtgtgtgtgtgtgtgtgtgtgtgtgttttcagccaGCGATCCTCACCCTCGTTCTCCAGGCAGCGTTTCCTGTCTGCCTCACTCTCTGCCTTGCGATGGCTCTCCACAGTCTTGTGCTGCAGTagagccttctctctctccagctgcctCAGACTCGACTCCAGAGCCTTCCTGCTACTCACCTGTCAACGTACCACCACAAAGGAAAGTGTTGGAATGGAACAACTCGTATTCTTTCTTGGTTGCCATTTTTCTCAGTTTTGTGCTGTAGTTGTATGCTATATTGCTACTGTAGCTCCAAAGTTCTCACTTCTTCATCAAGATCTTTGGAGGTTTTCTCTAGACGACTGGTGGCAGTTCTGCAGGAAGAGAGTGCAGGTCAACTTCATCTCCCACGATCATACATGTAACGCGAATGGTTTTTAGTAAGTGTGTATAATGACTACCTGCACTTGTGCTCCAGCTCATCTTTGGTCTGCATCTCATTATTGAGCTGCTCTTCCAGCTGGTGGAGTTTCTTCTGCAGCTTGGCTGACTGAGcaagaggagtagggaagggaaaGCACAACCATTACGATACACTTCACCTGGACTCTGCTCTGACACTATAGCGTATCATTTTACCACAATTTGTTCAAAGCAAATTGATTTCAAAACAGAGATGAGTCAAGAAAGAGATTACTTACCATCACAATATCCTGCAGCAGATGAGAAATTAATTAAGTTAGTTCGGCAAAACAATTTCAGTCAGCAGAGAAGTCAATGAGCGGACAGCCTTTCCAGGATTAGCTTGTTGTTTAGCTACTGGAGGAAAGCTCCTTAAAATGTTTCAGCATCGCTAAGAACCTGATTGATTGTGTACAACTCCTCAGCTCAACTACAGGAATTATACAATTATGACCAGTTATGACATTGTTATTATAGCTATGCATTAGATTAATAAGCACAAAATAGAAATACCCACCTCTCCTTTCAAGGCTGTTGAGTTCACAGTCACAACTGTTGAGTTATTCACACCGCTTAGTAACCTGGAGGAAACACATTGTTGTTTGATGAGGAACTAACAGCTCATACTTTGTGAAACTTAGTAACTCATGTGTAGTGGATGGCTGAGGTCAAAATATTGTCCATGATGAGGACGGGGGTGTGATAGGGAGACATGCAATTTCAAGTCTTACTGGTCCTCCTTGAAGTATGTGAAGCCGACGAAGGGAAGCTGGTTGCCCACAAAGGCCTTAGGAGTAGGGAAGGTCTCCACGTCACCCTTGTCATCTTCTATCTCATCAAAGTTACTGGTGTCAATGTCACTGCTCAATTCTGGAACCACAGGAGCGGCCGCTGAACAGTAGCAATGCGGGAGATGGGAGAgaagtttttttgtttgtttgtgttattCATGTCATTTCTAGTTATCCATATGTAATATATTGTGTATTGTACCAGGATGATAACATTTGTATGATAAAATAATTAAATGAAATTGACTTGACAGAGACACCTACTGTTTCTAATGCTGTCAAAGTTCCATTGGTCATTCTTGAAAAAGGGGTGTCGCTTGATCTCCTCCACCCCGTTGCGGCCCAGTCGTACCTCCCTAAACGCCAAATAAAGGGCCATGGACTTCTGTTATGAGAGCTGGGACAGTTCCGTCTGAACACAGTGGATATTGGTCGGTTTATTAGGACTACTACAAACATTTGTTTgcaaactgtaacttaaagtttTTGTAACTGTGGTTACttaatttatgttttttttaatccTTGCTACCTGTCTGTCAAGAAGGCACAGATTAAGTTTTTGGCATCTTTGGAGATCTCTACGTCATCTGGAAAGTTGAGGGAATTCTTGTGGTCCATGATCTTACTGTAGGTTCCAACAAGGGAGTCGGCATAGAACGGTGTGTCACCTAATAGGAACAAACACAGAAATGAGGTGCAAAATAATGACGACATGTTCGAAGCAATTTGCTTCCAAGTTCTCTAATAACCCATTATAGGCAGACTTTAAATATCTTAGGTCCAGATAAACCATCCAGTAAAAGACTTCAGTTAGTGGAAATTAAGATTTAGGCATAAAGAAAGAGCGCAAACATACACACCAAGAAGTTAGACAACACCAACTCACCGACGAGCATCTCGAAGATGAAGACCCCTACAGACCACCAGTCACACTCCCGTCCGTAGTAACCATCTCCACCCTGCGACTTCAGAACCTCAGGAGAGATGTAGTCTGGAGTGCCAACCGCTGTGTCACAGTGCACCATCCCAGTCTGTAAGCAGTCAATCCTTCAGTTAGATACACTAGCTCAAGCTTACCAGGTCTGAATCATCAAGCATATATACAGTTAAGATATAAGTGTTAACCTAAAGCACAGCGAGACACTAGAGATATTCTGCTGGAAGTATTGTGAGTAATGCTCTCTTCAGCACATTGCACCACTGGAACAAGGGGAAAATATTGCCCTTACCGAGTCCATCTTCATGCAGGTTCCGAAGTCGGCCAGTTTGAGGTGTCCGTGGCGGTCCAGGAGCATGTTGTCAGGCTTGACGTCGCGGTGGATGAAACCCAGGGAGTGGATGGCATCCAGTGCCATGACCACCTCGGCCGTATAGAACCGGGCCCACTTCTCAGGCATATCGTAGGTACTGGTGAGGTTCACCAGGTCCCCTCCAGGCATGTACTCCATCACCATGTAGAGGTAACGGTCATcttggaaggcacagcacaactAGACATAGACCGGAAAGCAAAAACAATACAAGTTAAAAGGGTCCTCTTACATCACACTTTTCTGGTTCGATATGGTTTGTGCTGATTGTTTTGATACATTTGTCTTAATGtgatatatatagtgtgtgtgtcatgtccAGGGCTGTGGTGGTCACAACATTTCATCAACCTGTGGTTGTCAAGCAAAAAACTGCCAGTCTCACGGTAATTAACAAACATGTTAAGTACAGATCTGACTAtaccatatggctgtgggctacattagCTCATTCAGcggacaagatttgcttagaattccgagGCATTAGTTATAGTATGAGGAATTACAATTGAATAAAataggatattttctccaaacattTTAAAGGAGTGAGCGCATGCAGCAATTTTgcgttgagcggttaacaaagaaacaggtacgCTTCATTTAGAGATATTAAATGGAACTTTAGTTGTTCTGCAAACATTGGGCTATACATTTAGATGTGTACTACATTGAAAGGCTGCATGATACGActaatgatttgaaaaaagttgcttgaaaaGCATGATCGCTGCTTTGTTTTTTGCACAGGCTGTACACACGTCATCAGTATCTCATTCACAATGTGACAAGCACTTGAAATATTGCCTAGAatttctacacccaagccataagactcctgaacatctaatcaaatgactactcagactatttgcattatcCCCcccttttttacactgctgctactctgtttattatgtatgcatagtcactttaactctacctacatgtacatattacgtcaattacctcaactaacctgtgcccccgcacactgactctgtaccggtagcccctgtatacagccttgctactgttattttactgctgctctttaattatttgttattaatCTATTTTTTTTGTGTTACTTAACACACATTTTTCttaaaattgcattgttggttaagggcttgtcagtaagcatttcactggaaggtttacagctgttgtattcggcgcatgtgacaaatacaatttgatgtgTGTGGCTGTAATCCCCCCTAAATAAATCTATGACTTTTGCAGCcagtggccgttgtgcccttAGGCTGAATATAAGCATTATAAATTCCCCTCTCATGCTCCGAAGCACTGCTCTCTCACATGGCTCTCAGTCACATGATCGGGTCCTTCTCACAGGCGTGAAACAGACACATCGGGGACTTAACTGCGTGCGTTCTTATTAAATTCTGAGGAGCATATTAAAAGatgttggaagaactgtccattttttacttttcgtcagccaacaatacgagtaggcctaacaaacagcaGAAGGATTagcctgtcaatctactatcccccataataCAAAAGTTCACCTATTCTATgcaataaatattccaaacagtctgggagagttgtgggatgcgatagatcccaaattgaTACAACCACTAGcctaaaaaaaaacttttaagcAATGAGCCTGATGCAACAGATGAACGTTCAGCTTAAAATGTTGAGAAACTATTAAGCCATTTCTTTACATTATAAGCTCAGTAATGCGCTCATGTAGGCAGTAGGCTATGCACAAATGTTCCATTATCaagaaaacaccattatcaagtgACAAATGTGATTACtcttgtaatgcttttattataaaaagGTGCATTTTTAATGGTGAAAATAATCTTCTCCAAACTTCAATTTCACGCGCtgtgtatgtatgccagttaggctctagaCCCGTTGTAAAGTGGATTAATGTGCCTCATTTTAAGaggttatttggccactttagttgtgatacaaaccttatcaaaacagaaagacctatgggctaggctatatgtggtgtgcgactatgatttgaGAAATAAAAAAGGTATGCAATGTTTCTTGCCTCaggctgggcatcattcacaagtgataggctaattttgtcacccatcagactattcttgatttaatcatatatatatatatatatatatatatatatatacacacacatgtgtgGTTCCATTCTGGTTTAGAATGGAACATGTAATGCACCGGTCTTGAAATTGGGGCAGAGGAAAAAAAATTACATgtcatctatgtatatgtatCGTTAAGATTTTACATGTATTACTACTTATACCAATACTGCTCACCAATATCTGCTTTTGTTACGTTTTTATGGAGAAAAAATAAAAACTAATTAAGAACAGAATTAACATGGCTTTATTTTctgaaatgtaaaataaataaataaacaattatTTACAACAAAAGAAACAGCAATGTTTTGAACAAATCACTATTTTAGACTAATGTTGTGATGATGGAAATGTAAGACAAATGAAATAAACAATATTTTCCTGCAAAATAAaatagtggtatagagcaacacgggtggggcatgGAGGTAGGCTGCAAAAAGACTAATAGTTCTTCTGGAAAACAAACAAACTCAACAAAATAGTAATGTCCTCTAaatgtcaactgcatttattttcagcaaaattaacatgtgtaaatatttgtatgaacataaaaagtaacagtcagtatctggtgtggtcaccagctgcattaagtactgcagtgcatctccgccttatggactgcaccagatttgccagttcttactgtgaggggttaccccactcttccaccaaggcacctgcaagttcccaaacatttctgggtggaatgggcctagccctcaccctccgatccaacaggccccagatgtgctcaatgggattgagatccgggctcttcgctggccatggcagaacattgacattcttgcaggaaatcacgcacagaacgagcagtatggctggtggcattgtcatgctggagggtcatgtcaggatgagcctgcaggaagggtaccacatgagggaggatgtcttccctgtaatgcacagcattgagattgcctgcaatgacaacaagctcagtccgatgattctgtgacacaccgccccagaccatgacggaccctccacctcgatcccgctccagagttacaggcctcggtgtaacgctcattccttcgacattaaacgcaaatccgaccatcacccctggtgagacaaaaccacgactcatcagtaaagagcactttttgccagtcctgtctggttcagcgacggtgggtttgtgcccataggcgacattgttgctggtgaggacctgccttacaacaggcctacaagccctcagtccagcctctctcagcctattgcggacagtctaagCACTGCTTGAGGGATTGtgagttcctggtgtaactcgtgtgatgttcagatgtaccgatcctgtgcaggtgtcgttacacgtggtctgccactgagaggacgatcagctgtctgtcctgtctccctgtagggcTGTCTTAAGCGTCTCACAGTAtgaacattgcaatttattgtcctggccacatttgcagtcctcatgcctccttgctgcatgcctaaggcacattcacacaaatgagcagggaccctgggcatctttctttctgtgtttttcagagtcagtagaaaggcctcttagtGTCctcagttttcataactgtgaccttaattgtctaccgtctgtcagctgttagtgtcttaacgaccattccataggtgcatgttcattaattgtttatggttcatttgGGACGGTTTATGGTTTacagtgaagatctgtgaagttatttggatttttacaaaagaCAGGGTCCTGCCTTCTCTGGCAGAAGTTGGGACCTCTTTTGGCTTATTGTGTTGCCTGCAGAAAAAAAAAACCCTCTCGCTAGAGGTGGAGGAGGCTTGGGCACAGAGGTAGCTTGTTGCAATGTTTGTGAGGGGCAGAGTAGCGCTCTTctcccaccaccacatcacaggATCTTCAGCCATGGAGATGGGAGGCAGGCCTTTGTAGAGCTCCACCTCTAGGTCAACACGCTCGCTGAGGGACGAGGTGTTTTTTTGGATCGTCAACCTCAACTCCCTGTCCTCCAAGGCAATCTTTGTTTTGTACAATGGAGGGACGGTCTCCTCCATTTCCTCTCCTTCAGACTCCTCCTGTTGCTGGTGCTTTGTCTGTCTACTCCGGCTTCTCTGACAGCACTCGTGTTGCTCCTGTCACATCGGCCTCAACAGTTGCCGGCATCACTCACCGGCCTCCCTTTAAATCTGGGCTCCAATGCTGTGGCCTCATGCAGGAAGGCTTGAATGTCCTCATCCTGATAGCGTTCGGAGAGGTTCTCCCACACCTTCTCTTTGATGGTTGCCAAAAATGTATCTGCATGCTTCACAGTGAAGTGCTCTTCCAGTTTTTGAGGATAGGTTTGATCTGTCCACAGGGGTCATTCTTTTCACATGACACAGTGTGGATGTACGGAGGATTCTCATGAACTGGACAAACTCCTCAGCCTTAAGGAAGTCCTTGTCCTTCAGACGGTCCAGGTTGTCCTTGGACATTGATTTTCGTAATCGTGGGTTCAACACTGCTGCCTGGATGGCTGGATACTCTGCTCCATGAACCTCTCCATCATTAGATAGAGTTCCATCTGGTCTTGACATCAGGGATGAGTGAGTGTTGCAGAAGGCctgaacaacaaaaaacacatttaattACCGCATCCTTGAATATCGAATTCAATTGTTAAATGTGGGAATTTCAAAATAGTACTTTAATAGATTGAACTGGCTTCTTACCAAGGagctgctgcttttccttccaagACTGTTTTGGACATTGAGGATCTTCTGAGCCACACTACCGCTGCTTTGATTCGGGCTGCCCATTTATCAATTGAAGAATTTTTGTAGATTCTCTGTGCTGCCAGATTCATTGTGTGTGCAAAAAAAACAgacagtctccttcctgagcggtatgatggctgcgtggtcccatgctgttcatacttgcatactattgcttgtaatcaaatccaaatcaaatgtatttgtcacacacatggttagcagatgttaatgcgagtgtagcgaaatgcttgtgcttctagttcagacaatgcagtaataaccaacgagtaatctaacctaacaattccaaaactactaccgtatacacacaagtgtaaagggataaagaatatgtacataaagatatatgaatgagtgatggtacagaacggcataggcaagatgcagtagatggtatcaagtaaagtatatacatatgagatgagtaatgtagggtatgtaaacaaagtggcatagtttaaagtggctagtgatacatgtattacataaagatgcagtagatgatatagggtacagtatatacatataagatgagtaatgttgaagaggcgctgctgcgccttcttcacgacgctgtctgtgtgggtggaccaattcagtttgtccgtgatgtgtatgccgaggaacttaaaacttactaccctctccactactgtcccatcgatgtggataggggggtgctccctttgctgtttcctgaagtccacaatcatctcttttgttttgttgattgtgaggttattttcctgacaccacactcagtgggccctcacctcctccctgtaggccgtctcgtcgttgttggtcatcaagcctaccactgtagtgtcgtcagcaaacttgatgattgagttggaggcgtgcatggccacgcagtcatgggtgaacagggagtacaggagagggctcagaacgcacccttgtggggccacagtgttgaggatcagcggggtggaggtgttgttacctaccctcaccacctgggggcggcccgtcaggaagtccagtacccagttgcacagggcggggtcgagacccagggtctcgagcttgatgacgagtttggagggtactatggtgttaaatgctgagctgtagtcgatgaacagcattctcacataggtattcctcttgtccagatgggttagggcagtgtggttaagattgcatcgtctgtggacctatttgggcggtaagcaaattggagtgggtctagggtgtcaggtagggtggaggtgatatggtccttgactagtctctcaaagcacttcatgatgacggaagtgagtgctacggggtggtagtcgtttagctcagttaccttagctttcttgggaacagggataATGGTGGCCCtcctgaagcatgtgggaacagcagactgggataaggattgattgaatatgtccgtaaacacaccagccagctggtctgcgcatgccgtctgggcctgcagccctgcgagggttaacacgtttaaatgttttcctcacgtcggctgcagtgaaggagagtctgcaggttttgcttgcgggccgtgtcagtggcactgtattgtcctcaaagcgagcaaaaaagttagtctgcctgggagcaagacatcctggtccgtgactgggctggtattctttttgtaatccgtgattgactgtagaccctgccacatacctcatgtctgagccgttgaattgggactctactttgtctctatactgacgcttagcttgtttgattgccttgcggagggaatagctacactatttgtattcagtcatgtttccggtcacctttccctggttaaaagcagtggttcgcgctttcagtttcacacgaatgctgccatcaatccacggtttctggtttgggaatgttttaattgtagctatgggaacgacatcatcaatgcactttctaaggaactcgctcaccgaatcagcatattcgtcaatgttgttgttggacgcagtgcggaacatatcccaatccacgtgatcgaagcagtcttgtaCAGATGTAAgtagtaccttcaggcttttggaaattgcagGTGTAGATCAACCAGACTTGTTGAGGTTTACAATCTTTGGCTggtttctttagattttcccatgatgtcaagcaaagaggcactgagtttgaaggtaggccttgaaatacatacacaggtacacctccaattgactcaaattatgttaattagcctatcagaagcttcttaattaagccatgacataattttctggaattttccaagctgtttaaaggcacagtcaacttagcgtatgcaaacttctgacccactggaattgtgatacagtgaattataagtgaaataatctgtctgtaaacaattgttggaaaaatgtggcatgcacaaagtagaagtcctaaccgacttgccaaaactatagtttgttaacaagaaatttgtggagtggttgaaaaacgagaattaatgactccaacct
Above is a genomic segment from Oncorhynchus gorbuscha isolate QuinsamMale2020 ecotype Even-year linkage group LG10, OgorEven_v1.0, whole genome shotgun sequence containing:
- the LOC124046572 gene encoding rho-associated protein kinase 2-like isoform X2, with the translated sequence MSLGAERRMENRLKKLEAMIKDPRSAINLESLLDSINAFVLDLDYPALRKNKNIETFLNRYEKVMGHIRDFQMRSEDFDRVKVIGRGAFGEVQLVRHKASQKVYAMKLLSKFEMIKRSDSAFFWEERDIMAFANSPWVVQLCCAFQDDRYLYMVMEYMPGGDLVNLTSTYDMPEKWARFYTAEVVMALDAIHSLGFIHRDVKPDNMLLDRHGHLKLADFGTCMKMDSTGMVHCDTAVGTPDYISPEVLKSQGGDGYYGRECDWWSVGVFIFEMLVGDTPFYADSLVGTYSKIMDHKNSLNFPDDVEISKDAKNLICAFLTDREVRLGRNGVEEIKRHPFFKNDQWNFDSIRNTAAPVVPELSSDIDTSNFDEIEDDKGDVETFPTPKAFVGNQLPFVGFTYFKEDQLLSGVNNSTVVTVNSTALKGEDIVMSAKLQKKLHQLEEQLNNEMQTKDELEHKCRTATSRLEKTSKDLDEEVSSRKALESSLRQLEREKALLQHKTVESHRKAESEADRKRCLENEVNSLRDQLDEMKKRNQNSHISNEKNIHLQRQLDEANALLRAEQEVATRLRKAQTETGKQVQALEAGGRELQDKCCLLERSKLTLEKEFIGLQAALEAERREHSQGSETITDMQGRISGLEDEVWQVRQALSKAETEKRQLQEKLTDLEKEKNNKEIDMTYKLKVLQQGLEQEEASHKATKARLADKSKIESIEGAKSEAMKDMEQKLQEERASKLRVENRMLELEKHSSMLDCDYKQSLQKLDELRRHKERLTEEVKNLALKIEQETQKRSLTQNDLKAQNQQLNALKTSEKQLKQEANHLLEMKRSLEKQNQELRKERQDSDGQMKELQDQLEAEQYFSTLYKTQVRELKEECEEKSKLYKDIQQSLQELQEERDSLAAQLEITLTKADSEQLARSIAEEQYSDLEKEKIMKELELKEMMARHKQELGEKDITIGSLEEANRTLTSDVANLANEKEELNNKLRETLEELQTSKDDEQQMSQMKLTFEKQLQSERTLKTQAVNKLAEIMNRKEVRAAGSRRGNDTDVRRKEKENRKLQLELRSEKEKLNSSIIKYQREINDMQAQIADESQVRIELQMALDSKDSDIEQLRNLLSSANVSSLESASINSGPDFDADDAYTEMRLEGWLSLPVRNNTKKFGWERKYVVVSSKKILFYNSEQDKELSNPYMVLDIDKLFHVRPVTQTDVYRADAKEIPRIFQILYANEGECKKEPEFPVELASGEKSSYICHKGHEFIPTLYHFPTNCEACTKPLWHMFKPPPALECRRCHIKCHKDHMDKKEEIIAPCKVNYDVSMAKNLLLLAVSQEEQQEWVGRLVKKITKKPPAPEHFARSSPRVSMKVQPSQSMRRPSRQLPPSKNS